A genome region from Columba livia isolate bColLiv1 breed racing homer chromosome 2, bColLiv1.pat.W.v2, whole genome shotgun sequence includes the following:
- the CRH gene encoding corticoliberin, with the protein MKIPLLVSTGILLVALLPCQECRALSKSPIAPHGALHQPDFFQQQQQQQTLPVLLRMGEEYFLRLGNLNKRPVGSFSASSSSTSHLQPEASASNFFREAVQELQQLPERSLGSPEEGEGEGEAVEREKRSEEPPISLDLTFHLLREVLEMARAEQLAQQAHSNRKLMEIIGK; encoded by the coding sequence ATGAAGATCCCGCTGCTCGTCTCCACGGGAATCCTGCTGGTCGccctcctgccctgccaggAGTGCAGAGCTCTCAGCAAGAGCCCGATAGCCCCCCACGGGGCTCTGCACCAGCCAGAtttcttccagcagcagcagcagcagcaaactctGCCCGTCCTGCTCCGCATGGGAGAAGAGTATTTCCTGCGCCTGGGCAACCTCAACAAGAGACCCGTTGGCTCTTTTTCcgcctcttccagcagcaccagccaccTACAGCCAGAAGCCTCCGCCAGCAACTTTTTCCGGGAGGcggtgcaagagctgcagcagctgcccgAGCGCTCGCTGGGGAGCCCCGAGGAGGGCGAAGGCGAGGGGGAGGCAGTGGAGAGGGAGAAGCGTTCCGAGGAGCCCCCTATTTCTCTGGATCTGACTTTCCACCTCCTGCGAGAAGTCTTGGAGATGGCCCGAGCCGAGCAGCTAGCGCAGCAAGCTCACAGCAACAGGAAACTGATGGAGATAATCGGGAAATGA